In a single window of the Micrococcaceae bacterium Sec5.7 genome:
- a CDS encoding S66 peptidase family protein encodes MNVTYPRKLMPGDLVRIIAPARSRAMVAEHDHSALIEQRFAQMGLRISYGFHVDERDSLDSSSIESRVSDIHAAFADPQVAGILTVIGGFNSNELLPFLDWDLIAANPKILCGYSDITALQNAILAHTGLVTYSGPHWSSFGMRDHFDQTRQWFTQALLGDQPMDLKPSELWTDDDWFLDQDNRNPLPGDGWWALQPGTASGSVVGGNLCTLNLLQGTPHMPALEGALLFLEDDYESHPATFARDLTSLLQVPDARGITGLVIGRFQRASQMTRDLLKQIVRTQPVLSGLPVLVNADFGHTQPQITLPIGGRAELTVGPINRLRIAAD; translated from the coding sequence ATGAATGTCACATATCCCCGGAAACTCATGCCCGGCGATTTGGTCCGAATTATCGCGCCGGCCCGGAGCCGGGCAATGGTCGCCGAACATGACCACAGCGCCCTGATCGAGCAACGATTCGCTCAGATGGGACTGCGCATCTCGTACGGGTTCCACGTGGACGAACGTGACAGCCTTGACTCCTCCTCCATCGAGTCCAGGGTCTCTGACATTCACGCTGCTTTCGCGGACCCACAGGTGGCGGGCATCCTCACCGTCATTGGTGGGTTTAACAGCAACGAACTGCTTCCCTTCCTGGACTGGGACCTGATAGCGGCCAATCCAAAGATCCTGTGCGGATACTCGGATATCACGGCCCTGCAGAACGCCATCCTCGCCCACACCGGACTGGTGACATACTCCGGACCACACTGGTCCAGCTTTGGAATGAGGGATCATTTCGATCAAACTCGACAGTGGTTCACGCAAGCTCTACTGGGCGACCAGCCCATGGACTTGAAACCTTCCGAGTTGTGGACCGACGACGACTGGTTCCTTGACCAGGACAACCGGAACCCTCTCCCCGGCGACGGCTGGTGGGCGCTTCAGCCGGGCACGGCGTCCGGCAGCGTCGTCGGAGGAAATCTATGCACGCTTAATCTGCTCCAAGGGACGCCTCACATGCCGGCCCTCGAGGGTGCGCTGCTCTTCCTTGAGGATGACTACGAGAGTCATCCGGCAACGTTCGCCCGGGACCTGACCTCCCTTTTGCAGGTGCCGGATGCCAGAGGTATCACGGGACTGGTCATTGGCCGCTTCCAGCGGGCAAGCCAGATGACTCGGGACCTTCTGAAGCAAATAGTAAGGACCCAGCCGGTCCTCAGCGGGCTTCCCGTCCTGGTCAATGCAGACTTCGGCCACACACAGCCGCAGATCACGCTGCCCATTGGCGGCCGGGCCGAGCTGACAGTCGGGCCAATCAACAGACTCCGCATTGCGGCGGACTAG